Proteins encoded by one window of Gordonia jinghuaiqii:
- a CDS encoding AMP-binding protein gives MSDYEARPWLARYSRGRPADIDTEFATALDIFDAAVEEAAEVPAIKYFDGVLTYRDLDTASDALADHLLRQGFSTGDRLAVYVQNNPAFVIGLIGAWKAGGAAVAVNPMNKARELEYLLSDSGAVALLCLDTLYDDVARGVLADAAGAVATTVTVSALDGQTRDDTRLFSGLTRSTPAGTVALSSLIDGYDRTRPPRATPAPDDLAVLTYTSGTTGKPKGAMNTHRNLAFNAQTYRDWIGLTGDDVILGVAPLFHITGLVGHAMIAMLLRAPLVLTHRFAPEVMVDAIREHRPTFTVGSITAYIALADSGGAQSGDFESLRALYSGGAPIAPAVADRLEGVFGAYIHNIYGLTETNSPSHAVPFGVKAPVDKESGALSVGVPVFNTVVRVVDDNGKDVAVGEIGEFATSGPQVVPGYWNRPEATAESIPGGELLTGDVGFMDADGWYYLVDRKKDMINASGYKVWPREVEDVLYGHPAVAEAAVIGVPDEYRGETVKAFVSLQPGKSAESAELVAFCKEQMAAYKYPREVEIVGELPKTATGKILRRTLRDAEVAKPEVAKP, from the coding sequence GTGAGCGACTACGAGGCCCGTCCCTGGCTGGCGCGCTACAGCAGGGGACGCCCGGCCGACATCGACACCGAGTTCGCCACCGCACTCGACATCTTCGACGCGGCGGTCGAGGAGGCCGCAGAGGTCCCGGCCATCAAGTACTTCGACGGTGTGCTGACCTACCGGGACCTCGACACGGCGTCGGATGCGCTGGCCGACCATCTACTGCGGCAGGGGTTCTCGACCGGCGACCGGCTGGCCGTCTACGTGCAGAACAATCCGGCCTTCGTGATCGGCCTGATCGGCGCGTGGAAGGCGGGCGGCGCGGCCGTGGCGGTCAACCCGATGAACAAGGCGCGCGAACTGGAGTACCTGCTCTCCGATTCGGGGGCCGTGGCGTTGCTCTGCCTCGACACGCTCTACGACGACGTCGCCCGCGGGGTTCTCGCCGACGCCGCAGGCGCGGTGGCGACCACGGTGACCGTGTCGGCGCTCGACGGCCAGACCCGGGACGACACAAGGCTGTTCAGCGGGCTGACCCGCTCGACACCGGCGGGAACCGTCGCACTGTCCTCGCTGATCGACGGGTACGACCGGACCCGCCCGCCGCGGGCGACACCGGCACCCGACGACCTGGCGGTCCTGACCTACACCTCGGGCACCACCGGAAAACCGAAGGGGGCGATGAACACTCATCGCAACCTCGCGTTCAACGCCCAGACCTATCGCGACTGGATCGGACTCACCGGCGACGACGTCATCCTCGGTGTGGCACCGTTGTTCCACATCACCGGCCTCGTCGGCCACGCGATGATCGCCATGCTGCTGCGTGCGCCGCTGGTCCTGACGCACCGCTTCGCGCCCGAGGTGATGGTCGACGCGATTCGGGAGCATCGCCCCACGTTCACCGTCGGATCGATCACCGCCTACATCGCGCTCGCCGATTCCGGTGGCGCACAATCCGGTGACTTCGAGTCGCTGCGTGCGCTCTACTCCGGCGGCGCACCGATCGCACCGGCCGTGGCCGACCGGCTCGAGGGCGTCTTCGGCGCGTACATCCACAACATCTACGGGCTGACCGAGACCAACTCGCCCTCCCATGCGGTGCCCTTCGGGGTGAAAGCGCCGGTGGACAAGGAGTCGGGTGCCCTGTCGGTGGGTGTGCCGGTGTTCAACACCGTCGTGCGCGTCGTCGACGACAACGGCAAGGACGTCGCGGTCGGTGAGATCGGCGAGTTCGCGACGTCGGGGCCGCAGGTGGTGCCGGGCTACTGGAACAGACCCGAGGCGACGGCGGAGTCGATCCCCGGCGGCGAATTACTCACCGGTGACGTCGGATTCATGGATGCCGACGGCTGGTACTACCTCGTCGACCGCAAGAAGGACATGATCAACGCCTCCGGTTACAAGGTGTGGCCGCGAGAGGTCGAGGACGTGCTGTACGGCCATCCCGCGGTGGCGGAGGCCGCGGTGATAGGTGTACCCGACGAATACCGCGGCGAGACCGTGAAGGCCTTCGTGTCCTTGCAGCCGGGCAAGTCGGCGGAGTCCGCCGAGCTCGTCGCGTTCTGCAAGGAGCAGATGGCGGCGTACAAGTATCCGCGCGAGGTGGAGATCGTGGGCGAACTGCCGAAGACGGCGACCGGCAAGATCCTGCGCCGGACCCTGCGAGACGCCGAGGTCGCGAAACCCGAGGTCGCGAAACCCTAG
- a CDS encoding cyclase family protein, whose protein sequence is MTETVVPALTELLADSPTNWGKWGPEDEVGSLNYLTAAQVLAGAAQIKQGKLFTLQRLIGDPNGDPVWPGRSPATREMILDESHWDSGGDGPAFPGGLHYADDKLYAFLQGSTQYDALGHVWYDGKLWNGYDARTTIGGLSKASVAPIAERGVAGRAVLLDMARYRGKEYLEPSETFTHEDLISCAQAQGTPIEPRDILVIRTNHLQLFFEKGDDFYTDFCESGLVYSPELVSWFQEMEIPNLVTDTIANEVTTDPNSGAALVLHNALMRNLGIAFTEICDLEKLASDCAEDGAYNFFYVAAPLKINEATGSPVNPVAIK, encoded by the coding sequence ATGACCGAAACCGTCGTTCCCGCCCTGACCGAACTCCTCGCCGATTCGCCCACCAACTGGGGCAAGTGGGGACCCGAGGACGAGGTGGGCAGCCTCAACTATCTCACCGCTGCACAGGTTCTGGCAGGTGCCGCGCAGATCAAGCAGGGCAAGCTGTTCACGCTGCAGCGGCTGATCGGCGATCCCAACGGTGATCCCGTGTGGCCCGGCCGCAGCCCGGCCACCCGCGAGATGATCCTCGACGAGTCGCACTGGGACTCCGGCGGCGACGGCCCGGCCTTCCCGGGCGGCCTGCACTACGCCGACGACAAGCTCTACGCGTTCTTGCAGGGCTCCACCCAGTACGACGCCCTCGGGCACGTCTGGTACGACGGCAAGCTCTGGAACGGATACGACGCGCGGACCACCATCGGCGGACTGTCCAAGGCCAGCGTCGCACCGATCGCCGAACGCGGCGTCGCCGGCAGGGCCGTGCTCCTCGACATGGCGCGGTACCGGGGCAAGGAGTACCTCGAGCCGTCGGAGACCTTCACCCATGAGGACCTCATCTCGTGCGCGCAGGCGCAGGGAACGCCCATCGAGCCCCGCGACATCCTGGTGATCCGCACCAACCACCTGCAGCTGTTCTTCGAGAAGGGCGACGACTTCTACACCGACTTCTGCGAGTCGGGACTGGTGTACTCGCCCGAGCTCGTGTCCTGGTTCCAGGAGATGGAGATCCCCAACCTGGTGACCGACACGATCGCCAACGAGGTGACCACCGACCCCAACAGCGGGGCGGCACTGGTGCTGCACAACGCCCTCATGCGCAACCTCGGTATCGCGTTCACCGAGATCTGCGACCTGGAGAAACTCGCGAGCGACTGCGCCGAGGATGGTGCGTACAACTTCTTCTACGTGGCCGCGCCACTGAAGATCAACGAGGCCACCGGCTCGCCCGTCAACCCGGTCGCGATCAAGTGA
- a CDS encoding heme oxygenase (biliverdin-producing), whose protein sequence is MSADPQTPATEPAADATISERLRAATAVAHQRAEHAPFIDDLMSGRLGTAEYQRLAVQLYFIYEALERVGGDLAGHPVADAVLDEKLLRLPRLGADLASFGIDPSSTTPLPAVARYVEAIESTRDDPARYVAHHYTRYLGDLSGGQVVAHRMREHYGVDDAALSFYSFDGIDKLKRYKDAYRARLDALPLDEEAVDRLVDEAVAAFDHNQAVFGDLDGDRAA, encoded by the coding sequence ATGAGCGCTGATCCCCAGACCCCGGCCACCGAGCCTGCCGCAGACGCAACGATTTCCGAAAGACTACGTGCGGCGACCGCGGTCGCCCACCAGCGCGCCGAACATGCGCCGTTCATCGACGACCTGATGTCCGGTCGACTCGGCACCGCGGAGTATCAGCGACTGGCCGTACAGCTCTACTTCATCTACGAGGCGCTCGAACGGGTCGGCGGTGACCTCGCCGGTCACCCGGTGGCCGACGCCGTGCTCGATGAGAAGTTGCTCCGGTTGCCGCGCCTGGGCGCAGATCTCGCATCGTTCGGGATCGACCCGTCCTCGACGACGCCGCTGCCGGCCGTCGCCCGCTATGTGGAGGCGATCGAGTCCACCCGCGATGACCCGGCACGCTATGTCGCGCACCATTACACGCGGTACCTCGGTGACCTCAGCGGCGGGCAGGTCGTGGCCCATCGCATGCGGGAGCACTACGGCGTCGACGACGCGGCACTGAGCTTCTACAGCTTCGACGGGATCGACAAACTCAAGCGCTACAAGGATGCCTACCGGGCACGGCTCGACGCGCTACCGCTCGACGAGGAGGCCGTCGACCGCCTCGTCGACGAGGCGGTCGCGGCGTTCGATCACAATCAGGCGGTATTCGGCGATCTGGACGGCGACCGGGCGGCCTGA
- a CDS encoding endonuclease/exonuclease/phosphatase family protein, which yields MRKFFWAAAYVVGWAMLAGVLLGVWLHYYPSRGDAALYLTSAVQFTLIPAVLAIAIFAALRRWFMLVIAVVVAGALAYTQAPLVIAQDAPAGERFTVVSANLLYGGGDLGALEKIVADADPDLVALQEVTPEALERVRGSAISRKLPHSFAIPYPGAAGTALFSRQPLVEQYNIPGTVMHNLRARTDLPGAARTQVLAVHPAAPVWGNNGDYFEDMDILAAQFAQLPAGRVIAVGDYNSTWNHAKYRALLTNGLLDGTDVAGAGFLPSYPTDSRMGDRPLVAIDRVILRGFVATSMDTHHLPGSDHRTLVVSLVAS from the coding sequence ATGAGAAAGTTCTTCTGGGCGGCTGCGTACGTCGTCGGTTGGGCGATGCTCGCCGGCGTGCTGCTGGGTGTGTGGCTGCACTACTACCCCTCGCGTGGGGACGCCGCGCTGTACCTCACCAGCGCGGTACAGTTCACGCTCATCCCGGCGGTGCTCGCGATCGCGATATTCGCGGCGCTTCGACGCTGGTTCATGCTGGTGATCGCCGTCGTCGTGGCCGGGGCGCTGGCCTACACGCAGGCGCCCCTGGTGATCGCGCAGGACGCGCCTGCGGGGGAGAGGTTCACCGTGGTCTCGGCGAACCTGCTCTACGGTGGCGGGGACCTCGGCGCCCTCGAGAAGATCGTCGCCGACGCCGATCCCGATCTCGTGGCCCTGCAGGAGGTCACCCCGGAGGCGCTCGAGCGGGTGCGCGGGAGCGCGATCTCGCGAAAACTGCCGCACTCCTTCGCGATTCCGTACCCCGGCGCGGCCGGCACCGCGCTGTTCAGCAGACAACCGCTGGTCGAGCAGTACAACATCCCCGGCACGGTCATGCACAACCTCCGGGCGCGGACCGATCTGCCGGGCGCTGCTCGCACGCAGGTGCTGGCCGTCCACCCCGCGGCACCGGTGTGGGGCAACAACGGCGACTACTTCGAGGACATGGACATCCTCGCCGCCCAATTCGCGCAGTTGCCGGCCGGACGGGTCATCGCCGTCGGTGATTACAACTCCACCTGGAATCACGCGAAGTACCGCGCACTGCTGACCAACGGACTGCTCGACGGCACCGACGTCGCAGGTGCGGGTTTCCTGCCGTCGTATCCGACGGACTCTCGCATGGGCGACCGGCCACTCGTCGCGATCGATCGGGTCATCCTGCGCGGATTCGTGGCCACCTCGATGGACACCCACCACCTGCCGGGTTCCGATCATCGAACTCTGGTGGTATCACTGGTGGCATCATGA